A window of Rhabdothermincola salaria contains these coding sequences:
- a CDS encoding DUF2254 domain-containing protein, with amino-acid sequence MAAPRGARLDLIRLRSRIANSYLTIPLLGVIAAGIAAEFLVRLDTDASDDAFGWAFGGDADAARAILSAIAGATITIAGLVFSITIVALQLTSNQFSPRALSNFLRDRVNQATLAVFLATFTFSLMALRAVRDSGPDGEGLVPDVTITVAFVLMLASVLMFIEFIHHATQSLRAVTIIERIAKETRHSIAQGREEPGTVDVLPTDLTRLLRSDEAVPPGQVGLLRRRGTKPIEDGSVESRRDDSDTRRAPVGLLVASGPGAVTDLDVGNLVALAAERGLTLCLAVRVGDFVPSDGPLLVVRRVIGDPNAPEGLTGVSGDDLHGFEHLIGQDSERSMRQDPAFGFRQLVDIAERALSPGVNDPTTAVQCIDQLHDLLRLAHGSSYPCGGYPDDAGTLRLVIPPWRWPDLLDLALDEVRHWGADSIQVHARLSVLLDDLADLTRRCADDEGLNAVQRHRQLLSARLDDLPSVERQQLARQLATRPSAVAKEGTQVP; translated from the coding sequence ATGGCAGCTCCCCGAGGTGCGCGTCTCGACCTGATCCGGCTCCGCTCGCGGATCGCCAACTCCTACCTCACCATCCCGTTGCTGGGCGTCATCGCCGCCGGCATCGCCGCCGAGTTCCTCGTCCGCCTCGACACCGACGCGTCCGACGACGCCTTCGGGTGGGCCTTCGGCGGTGACGCCGACGCGGCCCGCGCCATCCTCAGCGCCATCGCCGGGGCCACCATCACCATCGCCGGTCTGGTCTTCTCGATCACCATCGTCGCCCTCCAGCTCACCTCCAACCAGTTCTCCCCCCGGGCGCTGAGCAACTTCCTGCGCGATCGCGTGAACCAGGCCACCCTCGCGGTGTTCCTGGCCACCTTCACGTTCTCGCTGATGGCCCTGCGGGCGGTGCGCGACAGCGGCCCCGACGGCGAGGGCCTGGTCCCCGACGTCACCATCACCGTGGCGTTCGTGCTGATGCTGGCCAGCGTGCTGATGTTCATCGAGTTCATCCACCACGCCACCCAGTCGCTGCGGGCCGTCACCATCATCGAGCGGATCGCCAAGGAGACCCGGCACTCCATCGCCCAGGGGCGAGAGGAGCCGGGCACCGTGGACGTGCTGCCCACCGACCTCACCCGGTTGCTGCGCTCCGACGAAGCCGTACCGCCCGGCCAGGTGGGTCTGCTGCGCCGCCGCGGGACCAAGCCGATCGAGGACGGCAGCGTCGAGTCCCGACGCGACGACTCCGACACGCGACGGGCCCCGGTCGGGTTGCTGGTCGCCTCCGGCCCCGGCGCGGTCACCGACCTCGACGTCGGGAACCTGGTCGCCCTGGCCGCCGAGCGGGGCCTGACGCTGTGCCTGGCGGTGCGCGTCGGCGACTTCGTGCCGAGCGACGGTCCCTTGCTGGTGGTGCGCCGGGTGATCGGCGACCCCAACGCTCCCGAGGGCCTGACCGGCGTGAGCGGTGACGACCTCCACGGCTTCGAGCACCTCATCGGCCAGGACAGCGAACGCAGCATGCGCCAGGATCCGGCGTTCGGGTTCCGCCAACTCGTCGACATCGCCGAGCGGGCGCTGTCGCCAGGCGTCAACGATCCCACCACGGCCGTGCAGTGCATCGACCAGCTCCACGATCTGCTCCGCCTCGCCCACGGGTCCTCCTATCCCTGCGGGGGCTACCCGGACGACGCCGGGACCCTCCGCTTGGTGATCCCTCCCTGGCGGTGGCCGGACCTGCTCGACCTGGCCCTCGACGAGGTGCGCCACTGGGGGGCCGACTCCATCCAGGTCCACGCCCGCCTCTCGGTCCTGCTCGACGACCTGGCCGACCTCACCCGTCGTTGCGCCGACGACGAGGGGCTCAACGCGGTGCAGCGGCACCGCCAGCTGCTGAGCGCCCGCCTCGACGACCTCCCGTCGGTCGAGCGCCAGCAGCTGGCCCGTCAGCTCGCCACTCGGCCCTCGGCCGTGGCCAAGGAGGGTACGCAGGTGCCCTGA
- a CDS encoding class II aldolase/adducin family protein, protein MDIDDIRFRIAAGRRILYREGCDSNVGGHVSARAEEDDGFWVTGFEYLDQTVPDGVVKLDFDLNPLVGHHELSPAVNFHALIYRTRPDVNAVVHVHSHHISVLSSIEGQTVGMYNVLSVLFHDDQATYFDDGIKAHTDVVEALGDKRVVLMKNHGAIVASDSVENAVIEAITLEKAAQYHLECVAVGGTEIAEAEVLGGKAMYRKHYLPQVWRANLDRIRGTDPDLFALLDD, encoded by the coding sequence ATGGACATCGACGACATCCGCTTCCGCATCGCCGCCGGCCGTCGCATCCTCTACCGCGAGGGCTGCGACTCGAACGTCGGCGGTCACGTCAGCGCCCGCGCCGAGGAAGACGACGGGTTCTGGGTCACCGGCTTCGAGTACCTCGACCAGACCGTGCCCGACGGGGTCGTGAAGCTCGACTTCGACCTCAACCCGCTCGTCGGCCACCACGAGCTGTCACCGGCGGTGAACTTCCACGCCCTCATCTACCGCACCCGCCCCGACGTGAATGCGGTCGTGCACGTCCACAGCCACCACATCTCGGTGCTCTCGTCGATCGAGGGCCAGACCGTCGGCATGTACAACGTGCTCTCCGTGCTCTTCCACGACGATCAGGCGACGTACTTCGACGACGGGATCAAGGCCCACACCGACGTGGTGGAGGCGCTCGGGGACAAGCGGGTGGTGCTCATGAAGAACCACGGCGCCATCGTGGCGTCGGACTCGGTCGAGAACGCGGTCATCGAGGCCATCACCCTCGAGAAGGCGGCGCAGTACCACCTCGAGTGCGTCGCCGTCGGGGGCACCGAGATCGCCGAGGCCGAGGTGCTCGGTGGCAAGGCCATGTACCGCAAGCACTACCTGCCCCAGGTGTGGCGGGCCAACCTCGACCGCATACGCGGCACCGACCCCGACCTCTTCGCCCTCCTCGACGACTGA
- a CDS encoding amidohydrolase family protein: MEAREGFFATSRPETPTFLPDPERQPRHFTFISVDDHLVEPPNTFEGRVKGAYADLAPRVEVDDEGMEYWLYDGQRQYKVGLNAVVGRPRSELSFEPARFDEMRRGAYDIDARIHDMDLNGVYASLNFPSSLAGFAGQRYQLGVSDPELARAVVRASNDWHLEAWAGPYPDRIIPVQLPWLLDPDEAAAEIRANAARGFHAVTFPELPERLGLPSLHTGYWDPFMAACEETETVICLHVGSSSSAPMTSSDAPSDTIGVLFFGWAMFAAVDWLYSKIPVKYPDIKICLSEGGIGWVPGLMDRLDHVGRYAEMYGTWTDIDLTPREVLARNFWFCTIDDPSGLELRHRIGIDHLLLESDYPHQDGTWPDTQKVLHEQIGHFPTDEIRKITWENASKLFHHPVPEAVQADPEAF, from the coding sequence ATGGAGGCCCGCGAAGGCTTCTTCGCCACCTCCAGGCCGGAGACCCCCACGTTCCTCCCCGACCCGGAGCGCCAGCCCCGCCACTTCACCTTCATCTCCGTCGACGACCACCTCGTCGAACCGCCGAACACGTTCGAGGGGCGGGTGAAGGGCGCGTACGCCGACCTCGCCCCCCGGGTCGAGGTGGACGACGAGGGCATGGAGTACTGGCTCTACGACGGCCAGCGCCAGTACAAGGTCGGGCTGAACGCCGTGGTGGGGCGACCCCGCAGCGAGCTCAGCTTCGAGCCGGCCCGGTTCGACGAGATGCGCAGGGGTGCCTACGACATCGACGCCCGCATCCACGACATGGACCTCAACGGCGTGTACGCCTCGCTCAACTTCCCCTCCTCGCTGGCGGGCTTCGCCGGCCAGCGCTACCAGCTCGGCGTCAGCGACCCGGAGCTGGCTCGTGCCGTCGTACGAGCCTCCAACGACTGGCACCTCGAGGCCTGGGCCGGGCCCTACCCCGACCGCATCATCCCGGTGCAGCTCCCCTGGCTGCTCGACCCCGATGAGGCCGCGGCCGAGATCCGGGCCAACGCGGCCCGCGGCTTCCACGCCGTCACCTTCCCGGAGCTCCCCGAGCGTCTCGGCCTGCCGTCGCTGCACACCGGGTACTGGGACCCGTTCATGGCCGCCTGCGAGGAGACCGAGACCGTCATCTGCCTGCACGTGGGCTCCTCGTCGAGTGCGCCCATGACCTCCTCGGACGCCCCGTCGGACACCATCGGCGTGCTGTTCTTCGGCTGGGCCATGTTCGCCGCCGTCGACTGGCTCTACTCCAAGATCCCGGTGAAGTACCCCGACATCAAGATCTGCCTGTCCGAAGGTGGCATCGGATGGGTGCCCGGTCTCATGGACCGCCTCGACCACGTCGGGCGCTACGCCGAGATGTACGGCACCTGGACCGACATCGACCTCACCCCTCGCGAGGTGCTGGCCCGCAACTTCTGGTTCTGCACCATCGACGACCCATCGGGGCTGGAGCTGCGCCACCGCATCGGCATCGACCACCTCCTGCTCGAGTCGGACTACCCCCACCAGGACGGCACCTGGCCCGACACCCAGAAGGTGCTGCACGAGCAGATCGGCCACTTCCCCACCGACGAGATCCGCAAGATCACGTGGGAGAACGCCTCGAAGCTCTTCCACCACCCCGTCCCCGAGGCCGTGCAGGCCGACCCGGAGGCCTTCTGA
- a CDS encoding xanthine dehydrogenase family protein molybdopterin-binding subunit has product MGAPPNDSPRGPLRLEDPALLRGQGHYLDDLAPAGATGAPLHAVFVRSHDAHGHLAAVDVADALEAPGVVAVLTASDLGVQPVPGHAMLAPAFARPPLATDTVHFAGEAVAVVVAESRVAAVDAAEMVVVDIDPLPPVTDLEASCAATAASGSGTVLFPGLGTNVAFEGRFGTADDPCADAPHVVEGRFVNQRVAPAPMEPDGVLAVPDGDRLLVWASTQRVHHVRDAIASSLGLDPALVRVVAPLVGGGFGGKFEPSAEAVAVAACARTLDRPVQWVQTRTENLQSMPQGRGQRQRARLAVDADGGFLGLDVDVLADAGAYPMVGAVIPNATGLMASGPYRIPLVRAAGRAAATTTSPVGAYRGAGRPEATAMLERLVDVAARRLAIDPVELRRRNLLEVGDYPYTTPTGMTYDSGDPRRCLDEACARIDYDALRARQAQRRAGTGTRHLGIGIAMWLDCTPMNRPSEYASIRIDPDASDPDGVRVLVRDGANDQGQGHRTTWAVLISAVLGLAASSVELPGGDTDEVPTGEGTGSARSLMLAGAAVDGAARQVLDQARAVAAHLLEAAPADIVVTSEGTLAVVGSPSAEVSWARVARAAADPSLPDDVRSVVPEGHLGAAVESSQPGPTFPEGCHAAVVEVDAETGHVELVRFIAVDDCGRVVHPTLVAGQQHGGIVQGIGQALFEAVQHDEDGTPLSTTLLDYAVPSAPELPSIEATTIDLSSPVNPLGAKGIGQAGAIGATVAVQNAVIDAVAHLGVEHIDLPLTPERVWSALAGAGCQDRIMQ; this is encoded by the coding sequence ATGGGCGCTCCTCCGAACGACTCGCCCCGCGGGCCTCTCCGTCTCGAGGACCCGGCCCTGCTGCGGGGCCAGGGCCACTACCTCGACGACCTCGCCCCCGCGGGGGCCACGGGTGCTCCCCTCCACGCCGTGTTCGTGCGCTCCCATGACGCCCACGGCCACCTCGCCGCCGTCGATGTCGCCGACGCACTCGAGGCACCCGGGGTGGTGGCCGTGCTGACCGCGTCGGACCTCGGCGTGCAGCCGGTCCCGGGCCACGCCATGTTGGCGCCGGCGTTCGCCCGGCCGCCGCTGGCCACCGACACGGTGCACTTCGCCGGCGAGGCGGTGGCCGTGGTCGTGGCCGAGTCGCGGGTGGCGGCGGTCGACGCCGCCGAGATGGTGGTGGTCGACATCGACCCCCTCCCGCCCGTCACCGACCTCGAGGCATCGTGCGCGGCCACGGCCGCGAGCGGCTCCGGGACGGTGCTGTTCCCCGGGCTCGGCACCAACGTGGCGTTCGAGGGGCGCTTCGGGACGGCCGACGACCCGTGCGCCGACGCTCCCCACGTGGTCGAGGGACGCTTCGTCAACCAGCGGGTCGCACCGGCACCCATGGAACCCGACGGCGTGCTCGCCGTCCCGGACGGCGACCGCCTGCTCGTCTGGGCCTCCACCCAGCGGGTGCACCACGTGCGCGACGCCATCGCCTCGTCCCTCGGGCTCGATCCGGCCCTGGTGAGGGTGGTCGCTCCCCTGGTCGGCGGCGGGTTCGGCGGGAAGTTCGAGCCCTCCGCCGAGGCCGTGGCGGTGGCCGCGTGCGCCCGCACCCTCGATCGCCCCGTCCAGTGGGTGCAGACGCGCACCGAGAACCTCCAGTCGATGCCGCAGGGCCGGGGCCAGCGCCAACGGGCCCGGCTGGCCGTCGACGCCGACGGCGGCTTCCTCGGCCTCGACGTGGACGTCCTGGCCGACGCCGGCGCCTACCCCATGGTGGGTGCCGTGATCCCGAATGCCACCGGCCTGATGGCGTCGGGTCCCTACCGGATCCCCCTGGTGCGGGCCGCCGGCCGGGCCGCCGCCACCACCACGTCGCCGGTCGGCGCCTACCGAGGAGCAGGTCGACCGGAGGCCACCGCGATGCTCGAGCGCCTCGTCGACGTTGCCGCCCGTCGCCTGGCCATCGACCCGGTGGAGCTGCGCCGCCGCAACCTGCTGGAGGTCGGGGACTACCCGTACACCACCCCGACCGGCATGACCTACGACAGCGGCGACCCACGACGCTGCCTCGACGAGGCGTGCGCCCGCATCGACTACGACGCGCTGCGCGCCCGACAGGCGCAGCGCCGGGCCGGGACGGGGACCCGCCACCTCGGCATCGGCATCGCCATGTGGCTGGACTGCACGCCGATGAACCGGCCGAGCGAGTACGCCTCCATCCGGATCGATCCCGATGCGTCGGATCCCGATGGTGTGCGGGTGCTGGTCCGTGACGGGGCCAACGACCAGGGCCAGGGCCATCGCACCACGTGGGCGGTGCTGATCTCGGCGGTCCTCGGCCTCGCGGCGTCGAGCGTCGAGCTGCCCGGCGGCGACACCGACGAGGTCCCCACCGGCGAGGGCACCGGATCGGCCCGTTCGCTGATGCTGGCCGGCGCCGCGGTCGACGGCGCCGCGCGCCAGGTCCTCGACCAGGCCCGGGCCGTCGCCGCCCACCTCCTCGAGGCCGCACCCGCCGACATCGTGGTGACCTCGGAGGGAACCCTCGCCGTGGTCGGTTCGCCGTCGGCGGAGGTGAGCTGGGCGCGGGTGGCGAGGGCGGCGGCCGATCCCTCCCTCCCCGACGACGTGCGCTCGGTGGTGCCCGAAGGCCACCTCGGTGCTGCGGTGGAGTCCTCGCAGCCGGGGCCGACCTTCCCCGAGGGGTGCCACGCGGCGGTGGTGGAGGTCGATGCCGAGACCGGCCACGTGGAGCTCGTGCGCTTCATCGCCGTCGACGACTGCGGCCGGGTGGTGCACCCGACGCTGGTGGCCGGCCAACAGCATGGCGGCATCGTGCAGGGCATCGGCCAGGCGCTCTTCGAGGCCGTGCAGCACGACGAGGACGGGACGCCTCTCAGCACCACGCTCCTCGACTACGCGGTGCCATCGGCGCCGGAGCTGCCGAGCATCGAGGCCACCACGATCGACCTGTCGTCGCCGGTCAACCCGCTCGGGGCCAAGGGCATCGGCCAGGCCGGGGCCATCGGGGCCACCGTGGCCGTGCAGAACGCGGTGATCGACGCGGTGGCCCACCTCGGCGTCGAGCACATCGACCTGCCGCTCACCCCCGAGCGGGTGTGGAGCGCCCTCGCCGGTGCTGGCTGCCAAGATCGCATCATGCAATGA
- a CDS encoding FadR/GntR family transcriptional regulator, protein METRPSPRARLRRRSSPAEIVADELRERILSGTVPDGGELPKLDQLIEEFGVSRATARQACQILETEGLIQVRRGNVGGSSVRVPRPANVAYTLGQVLEARRVTVGDVAAAVEHFEPLCAELCAERRDRRREVLPALDTAQDDLMACIEAGDGHGASLAARRWHEALVDRCGNDTATVLLGTLESVWGAHARATSAELDAAGVPLSDELSRRVHAEHDEIRRLVAEGDGPGAAAAARAHLRTAQIHPTDRRDGNVVDALTIRDELLG, encoded by the coding sequence ATGGAAACCCGTCCCTCGCCACGTGCACGACTCCGCCGCCGCAGCAGTCCGGCGGAGATCGTCGCCGACGAGCTCCGCGAGCGCATCCTCTCGGGGACGGTGCCCGATGGTGGTGAGCTCCCGAAGCTGGACCAGCTGATCGAGGAGTTCGGGGTCAGTCGGGCCACCGCCCGCCAAGCCTGCCAGATCCTCGAGACAGAGGGCCTCATCCAGGTCCGACGGGGCAACGTGGGTGGCTCCAGCGTGCGCGTGCCCCGGCCCGCCAACGTGGCCTACACCCTCGGCCAGGTCCTCGAGGCCCGGCGGGTGACCGTCGGCGACGTGGCTGCCGCCGTCGAGCACTTCGAGCCGCTCTGCGCCGAGCTCTGCGCCGAGCGGCGCGACCGGCGGCGCGAGGTCCTGCCCGCCCTCGACACCGCCCAGGACGACTTGATGGCGTGCATCGAGGCGGGCGACGGGCACGGCGCCAGCCTCGCCGCTCGACGATGGCACGAGGCCCTGGTGGACCGGTGCGGCAACGACACCGCCACCGTCCTGCTGGGCACCCTCGAGTCCGTCTGGGGGGCTCACGCCCGCGCCACGTCGGCGGAGCTCGACGCCGCCGGGGTGCCGTTGTCGGATGAGCTGAGCCGACGGGTGCACGCCGAGCACGATGAGATCCGTCGCCTCGTCGCCGAGGGCGATGGTCCGGGAGCGGCCGCGGCCGCCCGGGCGCACCTGCGCACGGCGCAGATCCACCCCACCGACCGGCGTGACGGCAACGTCGTCGATGCCCTCACGATCCGCGACGAGCTGCTCGGCTGA
- a CDS encoding aldo/keto reductase gives MTHRRLGDSGLAVSTVGLGCNNFGMRIDLDATRAVVDAALDVGITLFDTSDSYGDSEEFLREALGDRRDQVVLATKFGTDLKGANGPDWGARGSRRYIRAAVERSLRRLGTDWIDLYQIHYPDPETPVEETLSALTELVREGKVRYIGCSNFAAWQVVDADWTARRGGLERFVSAQNQYSLLERDAEAELLPACEATGVGVLPYFPLASGMLTGKYRRGDAPPEDGRIAKWGMSHLLSDENFDVVEGLEAYARERGVSLLHVAMGGLAGRPAVASVIAGATTPAQVRANAEAGLWEPTGADLDALDALLAG, from the coding sequence ATGACCCATCGCCGTCTCGGCGACTCCGGCCTGGCCGTCTCCACCGTCGGCCTCGGCTGCAACAACTTCGGGATGCGCATCGACCTCGACGCCACCCGGGCGGTGGTCGACGCCGCCCTCGACGTCGGGATCACCCTGTTCGACACCTCGGACTCCTACGGCGACAGCGAGGAGTTCCTGCGCGAGGCCCTCGGTGATCGACGCGACCAGGTGGTGCTGGCCACCAAGTTCGGCACCGACCTGAAGGGCGCCAACGGGCCCGACTGGGGGGCGCGGGGCTCACGCCGCTACATCCGCGCCGCGGTCGAGCGCTCGCTGCGCCGCCTCGGCACCGACTGGATCGATCTCTACCAGATCCACTACCCGGACCCCGAGACCCCGGTCGAGGAGACCCTCTCGGCGCTCACCGAGCTGGTGCGCGAGGGCAAGGTCCGCTACATCGGCTGCTCGAACTTCGCCGCCTGGCAGGTCGTGGACGCCGACTGGACGGCCCGACGCGGTGGTCTCGAGCGCTTCGTCAGCGCCCAGAACCAGTACAGCCTCCTCGAGCGCGACGCCGAAGCCGAGCTGCTCCCGGCCTGCGAGGCCACGGGCGTCGGCGTCCTGCCCTACTTCCCCCTCGCCAGCGGGATGCTGACCGGCAAGTACCGACGCGGCGATGCCCCTCCGGAGGACGGACGGATCGCCAAGTGGGGCATGAGCCACCTCCTGTCGGACGAGAACTTCGACGTCGTCGAGGGGTTGGAAGCCTATGCCCGAGAGCGCGGCGTGTCGTTGCTCCACGTGGCGATGGGCGGCCTGGCCGGCCGTCCCGCGGTGGCGTCGGTCATCGCCGGGGCCACCACGCCGGCCCAGGTCCGGGCCAACGCCGAGGCCGGCCTGTGGGAGCCGACCGGGGCCGATCTCGACGCACTCGACGCGCTCCTCGCCGGCTGA
- a CDS encoding LLM class flavin-dependent oxidoreductase, with protein MTMDLSMTLPTMLPHGRQEVLDWCRSVDEGPWASLAVPERITYTSHSWTVQLAAAAALTARVRLWTTIVVLPAHDAVETAKHLASVDRLSEGRLTVGVGVGGREHDYRAIGAPFERRWSRMDEQVARMRSIWAGEPPFDGADPVGPPPVQPGGPPLVAGVMGPKALARAARWASGVDDGSTVFGVDRETVGAAFERIRAAWRDAGRSDAPHISASLWYALGDGAADRLQSYCYDYMRIFDEGLARSMAEAMTCHTPEALRAAVDTCADLGCDELFLVPTTVDVTELDRTREALGL; from the coding sequence ATGACGATGGACCTCTCGATGACGTTGCCGACGATGCTCCCCCACGGTCGCCAGGAGGTGCTCGACTGGTGTCGGTCCGTCGACGAGGGCCCGTGGGCCAGCCTGGCGGTGCCCGAGCGCATCACCTACACGAGCCACTCGTGGACGGTGCAGCTGGCGGCGGCCGCCGCGCTCACCGCACGGGTGCGTCTCTGGACCACCATCGTCGTCCTCCCCGCCCACGACGCCGTCGAGACGGCCAAGCACCTGGCGTCGGTCGACCGGTTGAGCGAGGGACGCCTCACGGTCGGGGTGGGCGTCGGCGGCCGGGAGCACGACTACCGCGCCATCGGTGCCCCCTTCGAGCGGCGCTGGTCCCGCATGGACGAGCAGGTGGCCCGCATGCGGTCGATCTGGGCCGGGGAGCCGCCCTTCGATGGCGCCGATCCGGTGGGCCCGCCCCCGGTACAGCCTGGCGGTCCGCCCCTGGTCGCCGGGGTCATGGGACCCAAGGCGTTGGCCCGGGCGGCGCGATGGGCATCCGGTGTCGATGACGGCTCGACGGTCTTCGGCGTCGACCGCGAGACCGTGGGCGCCGCCTTCGAGCGCATCCGGGCCGCGTGGCGCGATGCCGGCCGGTCCGATGCGCCCCACATCTCGGCCAGCCTCTGGTACGCCCTCGGCGACGGCGCGGCCGACCGGCTCCAGAGCTACTGCTACGACTACATGCGCATCTTCGACGAGGGACTGGCCCGCTCCATGGCGGAGGCCATGACCTGCCACACCCCTGAGGCGCTGCGGGCGGCCGTCGACACGTGCGCCGACCTCGGCTGCGACGAGCTGTTCCTGGTGCCCACCACGGTCGACGTGACCGAGCTCGACCGCACCCGCGAGGCGCTCGGGCTCTGA